Part of the Coriobacteriaceae bacterium genome is shown below.
CGCCTTTGTGGTGGTTTTTGCTTTGACAGGCCGCGCCTGCGCCTTGGTATACCATGTACACCATTTCTGACCTCATCCAGCACCGCCGCACAACCCAGAAAGGCCCCCATGGACACCACCTTCAGCCATATCAAAGCCGTGTTCTGCGATATCGACGGCACACTGCTCACGAGCCAGCACACGGTGTCCCCGCGCACCGTGGCGGCGATCCGCGCCCTGCGCGAGCGCGGTGTGCTCTTTGGCCTGTGCACCGGGCGCGACGCCCACGCGACCGAGGCCATGTACGAGCTCTGGGGCATCGAAGGCCTGGTGGACGTGCTGGTGGGCTGCGGTGGCGCCGAGGTCATCGACCGCGCGCACGACATCAACGAGCTGAGCTATCCGCTGCCGGGCGAGACCATCGCGCGCATCTGCAAGCACATGGCGGACCTTCCGGCAACACCCGTCTGCCCCCGAGACGGCGTGTTCTACGTGCCCGAGAGCAACGCGTGCGTCGAGCACCTGTCGCGCGTCGACGGCGTGCCCTACCAGGTGGTTGATTTTGCCGAGTTCTTGCGCGAGCCGCAGCCCAAGGTGATGTTTACCATGGCGCCCGAGGTGATGCCGCGGGTGATTGAACGGGCGTCGACGTTTGCAGATAACACTGTTAAGGCGGCGGCCCTGCAGACCACGCAGCGGCTCTACGAGTTCATGGATCCGCGCGTGTCCAAGACGCGCGGCCTTGGGCGCGTGGCGGAGCTCAGCGATATGGAGCTCCAGGACATCTGCGTGTTTGGCGATGCGGACAACGACACCTGCATGGTGGCCGACGCCGGCGTGGGCGTGGCTATGGCAAACGGCAGCGACGCCACCCGTACCGCCGCGGACTTTGTAACCGCGAGCAACGACGAGGACGGCATCGCGATCTTTATCGAGGAACATCTGCTGTAGTGCCGGGGCAGAATCACCACAAAGGGGACGGGCACCTTCGTGGTGGCCTCAGGCGATTTGGGCGAGTTGATGCCTACAATCTGCGCGCAAATTCAAATTTGGTTGTCTGAACATTACGCTTCCAACCACCGATGGGCTAAAGATATTCTCATCAGCTTGGCAGGGTATTACTCCCGGTAAATGACCTACCGCTCATGGTCGATTTTCGACTGTTTACAGGATGTTTACTCTTGAGCAAAATGTTGTGCAAATAAATCTAATGCCATTAAAAAATTATTGACAACTATATTACCAGCAGAAACAAAAAATAGATAGCGAATAAACGAAGGTAAATCTGAGCAAATGTCAAGAGAATTGAGAATTCGCTACAAAACAATCGGTTATCTTGTTCAGATGTTCAAACAATCGCTACAATATGGATCACTAAGCGAGCGCAATTACAGGTTGCGCAGATACGTTTGATAGTGAAAGAGCAAGATCGCGGTCTCTTGGGGAGGAGACATCGATGAAAGCGAATTCGGACAAATCTAAGCAGAGTAATAAAGCGACGCGCCGTGTGCTGGCAGGCGTTTTGTGCGGAGCCTCCGTGTTGAGCCTGGTACTGTCGCTCGTCATGCCCCCGATCTCGCAGGCTATTGCCAACGATGCCGAGGCGGTTTCTACCGAGGAAACTGTGATGGGGGGGGGTTCCTCAAGTGAGTTTGCTGGTGTAGACAACACTGCTAACGAGGATGCCGTAAACCAGGATAGTGATGGTGCCGTGGCCGACGACGATGTTCAGTCGGAGGAGCAGTCCAAGGACGAGTCACAGGCAGAAGATAATGAAGCGATCGACGATGGTGCTGGTTCGTCAGCCGAGGAGGCTGTGGCGAGCGAAGAGACAGCCACGGCCATCAATAATGCCGATGATTTGCAGAGAAAGCTTTTAGGCGTTGTGGAAAATAAAGCCGCCAGCTTTAAGCTTTCGGCTGATATTGACTATGCTGGCGAAATCACACTTAACAAGAACGGCAGCATGATAACGCTGGACCTAAACGGCTTCAAAATCACGCATTCAGGCGACAATTCAAACAAGCCGCTCTTCAATATCGCCAATAACGCTGCGCTTACCCTCAAAGATTCTAAACAAGGGTCTGATCAAAAGCAGGATTCGGATGGCGACAATAACGGGCGAGTTGCCTTGATGGGATGCGACAGTTCTGGCATTCCGACTAAGCTGACGTATTACGTGACCGAATCGACGCCGAACGGTACAGGGACAACCGAGACTCTCTATAGGCACGAGGTCAGCATCAAGGGTGCCATCGTGGGTACCGCTGCTGGCTCCACGATGAAGCTCATCAACGTTTATGCGGGCGGTACGTTTAATCTCGATAGCGGCGTACTTACCCAAAAGAAAAATTGCAACGTCGGCAACCTCATCTATGCCGAAAACGGCTCTACCGTCAACATGAGCGGCGGCTATGTGTGTGGCGCTTCTAGCTCGGGCGCGGGCGCGGGCATTATGGTGTCCAACGCGAATGGCGGCGCTTCGACCCTCAATTTGACCGGTGGCGTAATTGCAGGCAACTATGCCTCCAATGGCGGCGGCGTGTACGCTAACGGATCCACAATTAATATGACCGGCGGCACGATTTCCGGTAACGGTACGTTCAAAGATCGATCAGGCTACGGCGCCGGTGTTTGTGCCGTTGGTTCAACAGTAGTCATTTCAGGTGGTTACATTACCAACAACAACTATCAGTTCTACAGCGACAATGAAGGCTCTACGAAGCATATCGGCAACGGATGTCACGGCGGTGGTGGTATTGCTGCCTTCAATAACGGCAGTCTCACAATTAACGGTGGCTACATCACCGGTAACTATTCTGCCGAGGCCGGTGGCGGTATTTATGCTGGCGCTTGGAATCAGGCCCTCTCCTTGTTTTCGTTCTCTGGTGGAAGCATCGCCAGCAATGTGGCGCAAAACTCTGAGGGCGGCGGCATCCGTATCGCTGCGCCTACAGTTGGCGAATTTAATGTGATCGGCAAGAAAGCCTACATAACTAACAATACGACTAATACCCCCAATGACTGGGGCGGCGGCGGCGTGTTTGTCCAGGGAGGCAACAGTGCCGAAGGCGTTAATTCGGCGTGTCTCAAGATATCCAACGCCCTGATTACCAAAAACTCGGCCAAGGGCTATGGTGGTGGCTTCGCGGCCTGCCCGAGCGGCAAGACGGCGATTACAGATGCCAATGGTATTGCGATTTTCGGAAACACCGATGCAAACGGTGAGAATCTATCAGGCGGCACCAATGGTAAGAATGAAGACCAGCCTTCAAGTGTTGATGGCGGTGAGATTACTGATGACTTCAAGAGGCGTGGCCATGAGGACCTCTTCCTTATCCGCAAGTCGGATAACGCTGACTATATCGCAGCCGTAACGGGCCAGATGCTCGGCGGTGGTGCTGCAAATTGGTCGGGCACGATTGACGGTCAGCTTGCGACCATCGGTAAGTATGACGGAGCCCAAGCCAAGTACATGATTGGCCTAAAGTCCAAACCGTCCGCTGAAGATCAAAATGCTGCTATAGGGCTGGCTACGTTATATATCACGGGCAACAGCTCCAATATCCACGGTGGCGGAATCATGACCAACGGAGACGTTGTCGCCGGTTCCACTCGAGAGGTCAAGGTTTACCCCAAGATGAAGCTCAACGGCACCAAGGTGCTTGAGGGCGGCAAGCTTAAAGGAAATGATTTCGATTTCCAGCTTCTCAGGCAGAACAAGATTATTAACGAACTAGGCGAGATCTCATATACGATTCCGAGCTTTGACTCCAATGGTGATCTTCAGCTCAATCGCTGCTCGGTGGTCGATACGGTGAAAAACGATGAGAACGGAAATCTCACCTTTGATCTGGGTGAAGTTTATGCCGATGACGATCTTGTTTACTACTTGGTAGAGGTTCCGGGCACGGACAAGGACAAGGGCGTGACTTACGACAAAACGATCTACAAAATTGATCCTGAGGTTGTGAAGGATGAGGGCAAGTCGCACAACGTGCTTGACATTAAATACACGTATTACAAAGTCAAGAGCGTTTCGGTAACAAAGGTAAAAAATGACGGCGCTGGCGCAAGAACGCCAGAAACAGAACCAGCAGCCGTCACAGAAGCTGAAGGCGAAAACGCTGTTATCGTTGCGCTTACTAGTGGTGCAACTTTCACCAACAAGTACACTCCGTACACCTCCAGCGGTTCTTGGACTCCCAAGGCGACTAAGGTCGTTGAGGGTGGCGAGATGAAGGAGTTTACGCTTCAGCTTGCGACCGATGGCAGTTTTCAGCACATTATTCGTGAGGCCAATACTACTGGCGATAACAAGAAGCAGACGCTTTCGTTCTTAGATGACTCTGATAAGGGGATTGAGTACTCGCTCTCTGATATCACGAAGGAGCCTGACTCCACGGGCCGTGGCGCTTCCAAGACCTTCACGTACTATGTGCGCGAGAAAGACAACAGTTCGCTGTTCTCGCACTACAAGTTCGATAATTCGGTCTACAAGTTCACAGTTGTTGCAACGGACAATACCAGTGGGACCATCAGCTGTAAGGTGACCTACAGGAGGGGGACCGTTGACCCCGGCGGTACGTGGGTAAACGCCGATACTGCGGACCACGAACTCACCGACAGTTCCACCCCCACCTTCACCAACACCTACTCCACCTCTTTGCCCCTTTCTGGTATGTCGGGCGTCACTCTGACGTACCTTGCCGGCGCGGCGGTGCTTTGCGCTGCTGCGGCCTGGATGCACATTCGTCGCAAGGCGAATGCGAAGGGAGGCGAGCGTCGTGAATAAGAAAGTTTGCTCCTTCCCGATCTTGTTTGCGCTGCTTGCCCTCCTGATCGGCACCTGCGCGGT
Proteins encoded:
- a CDS encoding Cof-type HAD-IIB family hydrolase, with the translated sequence MDTTFSHIKAVFCDIDGTLLTSQHTVSPRTVAAIRALRERGVLFGLCTGRDAHATEAMYELWGIEGLVDVLVGCGGAEVIDRAHDINELSYPLPGETIARICKHMADLPATPVCPRDGVFYVPESNACVEHLSRVDGVPYQVVDFAEFLREPQPKVMFTMAPEVMPRVIERASTFADNTVKAAALQTTQRLYEFMDPRVSKTRGLGRVAELSDMELQDICVFGDADNDTCMVADAGVGVAMANGSDATRTAADFVTASNDEDGIAIFIEEHLL